A single region of the Prevotella sp. HUN102 genome encodes:
- a CDS encoding outer membrane beta-barrel family protein: MKKIHTILTMLLLLSGIAKAQQSIHGWVVDEQRLPIEYANVIALSTSDSSLVTGAITNEKGAFQLSVPAEKKVFLRISGVGYEQRSLSLPLIADTLQLNTESKTMEGITVTAQRPRMAIRNDALVTTIVGSSLAKAGSGNDVLKRIPLLSGKEGSYSVVGKGAAVIYINNRKVTDATEIERLNSSDIKDIEVITNPGARYDASVRAVVRIHTIKRVGDGFGFDARSSVYYWENWDTFNNLNVHYRHKGLELTAGTSYNINNSFHKQTSINEVQMANLWENKWVGDSRFHNKNNNYTFSATYEINANHFVGAKFFTNLIVGNDPGHGVFSTDILKNNVLFDHIESQLQNTGTAIPNKSLSAYYVGKVGKTNIDFNADYYYGRETESTITSEQSANFENRTVTSVGQHANKFFATKLVFTHPLFGGNLSLGNENTYTNHKQNYANEEGFVPNTASTVKELNNAIFMEYSRATPIGQLTAGLRYEHVNSDYYDQGIYSPEQSRTYNQWFPSFSFATQIQKVGLQLSYAKKTHRPSYSQLGTHILYMNRFTRQSGNPMLKPTTQHDLTLMGSWKFLTLVANYNETHNKIMYWNEQDAEDENITTLRFQNFDRLPQLTLSLTASPTFGIWSPQLTFFYQKQWFDIERMGSRFDLGKPIWGIQFNNSFEFKHNWAADAFLQINSKGITENTEIIQNSYTINFSVRKSFLNDRLSVSAGVNDLFNRSAQQVIVYTNSLKINSHNNYDNREVVVTVRYKFNTTRSKYKGTGAGQSERSRF, encoded by the coding sequence ATGAAGAAAATTCACACGATTCTTACGATGCTCCTGCTGCTTTCCGGCATAGCAAAAGCGCAACAGTCCATTCACGGTTGGGTGGTAGACGAACAGCGTTTGCCCATAGAATATGCCAATGTGATAGCCCTTTCGACAAGCGACTCCTCGCTCGTTACGGGTGCTATTACCAATGAGAAAGGAGCATTTCAGCTTTCCGTGCCAGCCGAGAAAAAGGTGTTTCTGCGCATCTCGGGCGTGGGCTACGAACAACGCAGCCTCTCCTTGCCCCTCATCGCCGACACTCTGCAACTGAACACGGAATCAAAGACGATGGAAGGCATAACCGTTACGGCGCAACGCCCACGAATGGCTATCAGAAACGATGCGCTCGTTACCACCATCGTGGGTTCGTCGCTGGCAAAAGCCGGTTCGGGCAACGACGTTCTGAAGCGCATTCCGCTGCTTTCGGGCAAGGAAGGCAGCTATTCCGTCGTGGGCAAGGGCGCAGCCGTAATCTACATAAACAACAGGAAAGTAACCGATGCAACGGAAATTGAACGCCTCAACTCATCGGATATCAAGGACATAGAGGTTATAACCAATCCGGGCGCACGCTACGATGCATCGGTGCGTGCCGTTGTCCGTATTCACACAATAAAGCGTGTGGGCGACGGTTTCGGCTTCGATGCACGCTCATCGGTCTATTATTGGGAAAACTGGGACACATTCAACAACCTGAACGTGCATTATCGCCACAAGGGACTGGAACTCACGGCGGGAACGAGTTACAACATCAATAACAGTTTCCATAAACAGACGAGTATCAACGAAGTGCAAATGGCCAATTTGTGGGAGAACAAGTGGGTCGGTGACAGCCGTTTCCACAACAAGAACAACAATTATACGTTCTCAGCAACTTATGAAATTAATGCCAATCACTTCGTTGGTGCCAAGTTTTTCACTAACCTGATCGTGGGCAACGATCCGGGGCACGGCGTTTTCTCTACCGACATACTTAAAAACAATGTGCTTTTCGACCACATAGAATCGCAACTGCAAAACACGGGAACTGCCATTCCCAACAAGAGTCTATCGGCTTACTATGTAGGAAAGGTTGGAAAAACGAACATCGACTTCAACGCCGACTATTACTACGGCAGAGAGACCGAATCGACCATTACCTCCGAACAGAGTGCAAACTTCGAGAACCGAACGGTTACGTCTGTGGGGCAGCACGCCAACAAATTCTTCGCCACCAAGTTGGTGTTTACCCATCCCTTGTTTGGCGGCAATCTGTCGCTCGGAAACGAGAACACCTATACCAACCACAAGCAGAATTATGCCAACGAAGAAGGCTTTGTGCCCAATACGGCATCGACCGTCAAGGAACTCAACAATGCCATTTTTATGGAATACAGCCGTGCAACACCCATCGGACAGCTCACTGCCGGACTGCGCTACGAACACGTAAATTCCGACTATTACGACCAAGGCATATACAGTCCGGAGCAAAGCCGCACCTACAATCAGTGGTTTCCATCGTTCAGCTTTGCCACGCAAATTCAGAAAGTGGGACTGCAACTCTCCTATGCGAAAAAGACGCATCGCCCATCCTACAGCCAGTTGGGTACGCACATATTGTATATGAACCGTTTCACGCGTCAGAGCGGTAACCCTATGCTGAAACCAACCACGCAGCACGACCTGACGCTGATGGGCAGTTGGAAATTCCTCACCCTTGTGGCCAATTACAACGAGACGCACAACAAAATTATGTACTGGAACGAACAGGACGCCGAGGATGAGAACATTACGACGCTGCGCTTCCAGAATTTCGACAGGCTGCCACAGCTTACATTGAGCCTCACGGCATCGCCGACATTCGGAATATGGTCGCCACAGCTCACGTTTTTCTATCAAAAGCAGTGGTTCGACATTGAGCGTATGGGCAGCAGGTTCGATTTGGGCAAACCGATATGGGGCATCCAGTTCAACAATTCATTTGAATTCAAACACAACTGGGCAGCAGATGCCTTTCTGCAAATCAACTCCAAGGGCATAACGGAGAATACGGAAATCATTCAGAACAGCTATACGATTAACTTCTCGGTAAGGAAATCATTCCTGAACGACAGGCTTTCCGTAAGCGCGGGCGTGAACGATCTGTTCAACCGATCCGCACAGCAAGTAATCGTGTACACGAACAGCCTAAAGATAAACTCGCATAACAATTACGACAACAGGGAAGTCGTTGTTACCGTGCGCTATAAATTCAACACCACACGCAGCAAATACAAGGGAACCGGCGCAGGACAGAGCGAGCGCAGTAGGTTCTGA
- a CDS encoding alpha/beta hydrolase-fold protein, with protein MTLSKRILSIGNHECTIYYNATAYDNLNAKPKYLLIQPVDSHDLEETDKEISYIEKNCDADFIFVGFRIMKWNEELTPWPAPPVFGKIPFGDKAPITLLYIIEELIPKIKEDFKLQDERLKIILGGYSLAGFFAIWAAYHCDRFSATVSASPSAWYPEWLEYAERRQPVVQNAYLSLGDKEEKSKTKIMSTVATCVRKQLELYEKANVNTVLEWNEGNHFQDNGERTAKGFVWAMTKGK; from the coding sequence ATGACACTTTCCAAAAGAATTTTGAGCATCGGCAATCACGAGTGTACCATATATTACAATGCGACTGCATACGACAATTTGAATGCAAAGCCAAAATACCTGCTTATTCAGCCAGTAGACAGCCACGATCTGGAAGAAACGGACAAAGAAATTTCCTACATTGAGAAAAATTGCGACGCCGACTTTATTTTTGTCGGCTTCAGGATTATGAAATGGAACGAGGAGCTCACTCCCTGGCCTGCCCCACCCGTTTTCGGAAAAATTCCCTTCGGAGACAAAGCCCCCATTACCTTATTATATATAATAGAGGAACTTATTCCAAAAATTAAAGAAGATTTCAAGCTTCAGGACGAACGGCTCAAGATCATACTGGGTGGGTATTCCCTCGCCGGGTTCTTTGCGATATGGGCAGCCTATCATTGCGACAGATTTTCCGCCACCGTATCGGCATCGCCGTCTGCGTGGTACCCCGAGTGGTTGGAATATGCAGAACGCCGTCAGCCGGTTGTGCAGAATGCCTACCTAAGCCTCGGCGACAAAGAAGAGAAATCGAAGACGAAAATAATGTCTACCGTAGCCACCTGCGTCAGGAAACAACTGGAACTGTACGAGAAAGCAAATGTGAACACCGTCTTGGAATGGAACGAAGGCAATCATTTTCAAGATAACGGAGAAAGAACAGCAAAAGGATTCGTGTGGGCAATGACGAAAGGAAAATGA
- a CDS encoding DUF5106 domain-containing protein — translation MQDKRFLRGIGTVCVLLLLCLLPSAASAQKATAQESFVFSFPSIPDSLTSVGSRASYLVSHYWDKASFPAALSSADNDSIEQAWVNYCDLFSLADSAVVERSLSGVLSEARFSASVRIFLMSLAEKYFFDSDSPYCNDAVYLCALKAFVSCRDVDCLYQMRYAAHLRMLEHCREGGRASDFGFVSGRGTTSTLYRLSASHVLLMIYDPECDHCKSVIGWLKTDERIASLRTSGKLAILSVNVGEADNAALKPDAGHNWIDTRETHPDMIAGNL, via the coding sequence ATGCAAGACAAAAGATTCCTGCGTGGTATTGGCACCGTCTGCGTGCTATTGCTTCTCTGCCTGCTGCCCTCTGCGGCAAGCGCACAGAAAGCCACGGCGCAAGAGTCCTTTGTCTTTTCTTTTCCCTCTATTCCAGATTCTCTTACTTCGGTAGGCAGCCGTGCTTCCTATTTGGTAAGCCACTATTGGGACAAGGCTTCTTTCCCTGCCGCCTTGTCTTCAGCCGACAATGATTCCATAGAACAGGCTTGGGTCAATTATTGCGACCTTTTCAGCCTTGCAGATAGTGCTGTGGTGGAACGTTCCCTGTCCGGTGTTCTGAGCGAGGCGCGTTTTTCCGCTTCTGTCCGGATTTTTCTGATGTCGCTGGCAGAAAAATATTTCTTCGATTCCGATTCGCCTTACTGCAACGATGCTGTCTATCTCTGCGCCTTGAAAGCCTTTGTTTCCTGCAGGGACGTGGACTGCCTCTACCAGATGCGCTATGCCGCCCACCTCCGTATGCTCGAGCATTGCCGGGAGGGAGGCCGTGCTTCAGATTTCGGTTTTGTGTCCGGGCGTGGCACAACGTCTACGCTCTACCGGCTTTCGGCTTCCCACGTGCTGTTGATGATTTACGACCCGGAATGCGACCATTGCAAATCGGTAATAGGTTGGCTGAAGACGGACGAACGCATTGCATCGCTGCGCACATCAGGGAAACTGGCGATTCTCTCGGTAAATGTGGGCGAGGCGGACAATGCGGCTCTGAAGCCCGATGCGGGACACAATTGGATAGACACGCGCGAGACGCATCCTGATATGATTGCAGGAAACCTCTAA
- a CDS encoding fimbrial protein, which translates to MTLFKVKQKIDGHFHRAIFDACLMMLVALAALSCSNHDEAEPENLHGGVGYMAISTRAQGTAGSLNKDTKDYEDKVVDLRLIAFEHATGKAVYNKKHAIADFTDYAVKVPMRTGEYDFCFVANETTEMTAALDKVAFKDGLYYDDVLTKIPYKGVNDKPQTFLMTAEVTNTVVANNTQNNPLKLDVELIRCLAKVDINMLYKENMNAKEKEATKGLRLTAVQFKNLPKTYSLFPPKTAYAGELVEDNYEGYKDAKYSEDGTNPVLRKAVYVPEYLRAATSPEDKKSTIGVHYEKHGIDRVHTVDIDHQDFNKGGYKPAIADQLSTKSIVRNTAYSLSGELKGWIEESITFNWEILPWTVVASEKEFSAVAVQVKDPKQPNLDIQGEGGNELVWHSGAAGGLKLTFDIQEPAGGVWRFTITNRNDFDLKGKMVNSGLEAVTGVAGSGPVELTITPLKPWTGIIRSTELYLTINGVEVQIVPKFIENKIEPGPTKRYLIKQAN; encoded by the coding sequence ATGACTCTATTCAAAGTGAAACAGAAGATTGACGGCCATTTCCATCGGGCAATATTTGATGCTTGCCTGATGATGTTGGTAGCTCTTGCCGCCCTATCGTGTTCAAATCACGATGAGGCAGAGCCGGAGAATCTGCACGGTGGGGTGGGCTATATGGCCATTTCTACGCGAGCACAGGGAACAGCAGGCTCTCTCAACAAAGATACGAAGGACTATGAAGACAAGGTGGTAGACCTTCGACTCATAGCCTTTGAACATGCAACAGGAAAGGCTGTGTACAATAAGAAGCACGCCATTGCCGACTTTACCGACTATGCCGTTAAGGTGCCTATGCGCACCGGTGAATACGACTTCTGCTTCGTTGCCAACGAGACAACGGAAATGACAGCTGCGCTCGATAAGGTTGCCTTCAAGGACGGACTTTACTACGACGATGTACTGACAAAGATTCCCTACAAGGGCGTCAATGATAAGCCGCAGACTTTTCTTATGACAGCAGAAGTAACGAATACCGTTGTTGCCAACAATACACAGAACAATCCCCTCAAGCTCGATGTGGAGCTGATTCGTTGCTTGGCAAAGGTGGACATCAATATGCTCTACAAGGAGAATATGAACGCTAAGGAGAAGGAAGCCACCAAGGGGTTGCGCCTTACTGCCGTACAGTTCAAGAATCTGCCCAAGACCTATTCTCTCTTTCCTCCGAAGACGGCGTATGCCGGCGAGCTGGTGGAAGACAACTATGAGGGCTACAAGGACGCAAAGTATAGTGAAGACGGCACCAACCCCGTACTGCGCAAGGCGGTCTATGTACCCGAGTATCTTCGTGCTGCCACTTCCCCTGAGGATAAGAAAAGCACGATAGGCGTGCACTACGAGAAGCACGGTATCGATCGTGTCCACACTGTGGATATCGACCATCAGGATTTTAATAAGGGAGGCTACAAGCCTGCCATAGCAGACCAATTAAGCACCAAGAGCATTGTCCGCAATACTGCCTATTCCCTTTCGGGCGAGCTGAAAGGCTGGATAGAAGAATCAATAACCTTCAACTGGGAGATCCTACCGTGGACGGTGGTAGCTTCGGAGAAAGAGTTCTCAGCTGTTGCCGTGCAGGTAAAAGACCCTAAGCAGCCCAACTTGGATATTCAGGGCGAGGGTGGAAACGAACTGGTTTGGCATTCCGGTGCAGCCGGTGGTCTGAAGCTGACGTTCGATATACAGGAGCCGGCAGGTGGCGTATGGCGTTTTACCATTACCAACCGCAACGACTTCGACCTCAAGGGGAAAATGGTAAATAGTGGACTCGAAGCCGTTACAGGTGTTGCAGGCAGCGGTCCTGTGGAACTGACCATCACTCCGCTAAAGCCGTGGACGGGAATCATCCGTTCCACCGAGCTTTACCTCACTATCAACGGTGTGGAGGTGCAGATTGTTCCGAAGTTTATCGAGAACAAGATTGAACCGGGACCTACTAAAAGATATTTGATCAAACAAGCCAATTAA
- a CDS encoding fimbrial protein, giving the protein MKISSYIYAAIASVFLLTLSACRAEDELPTIDKENSYQIQFGLSILPPQTRAVEPGIDDPLNENKITKMDAFLYDDAGVQQGHYSTEKGDLVVSNATAVSGTATIYVPKTSNLSGRYTGHDYHLYVLVNYHGTESLTGKTLDQLKAVKLTSVSLVQTPDIQPQADFLMDGTVKTGAMTWATSNNYTVGQTVKLSRAAAKIRIRLDTDIVIQDKEDTYEVVGAPTITLKSYTNQTNLLAGSPLATPQYKSMDDAQGQPMVQAEYNGKHFWARQTPYYSYENDWSYDGKVRTYAVIKLHVKGKNNKKDLDTYYSIPLNYLAVKDGMTKEEIAGMSKLQRNHLYDIQCRIKEFGSAEPTKPVDIPLGYIAIEDWNTPDAIDAAITKAHYLVVKELKPEMLNVNERLVEYISDLDIDVPKMNGTVEYEYTQYERNGSTTQIKGKGSEKNITIETITQGYKKYLKIKSPIPDNYVPLTIRFRVEQIKDPDDPTATPLWKDVEVTQYPPVYVTAKKSKGTEIYWYSTFTAWNNLGANGRGYQSNGTLFKVTTLAPLDGQIVGDPTFGTDRTDRGEEANKITSPQFIVASQWGMSTAVPQYSDSNNDLGWIQDSYNYEAATGKVDAYKTSGDYSYRYRNYSNAENRAYNYWEDDYGVSGNRTIQTLRQGYYWAEEKNLKFKYEGHWRIPTLAELALIVKIQKDPNSAVKSLLWGHQYWSAQTDMGYDFDNARNYPTNGTLSIRPVFDTYNKSE; this is encoded by the coding sequence ATGAAGATATCAAGCTATATATACGCAGCCATCGCCTCAGTATTCTTGCTGACACTGAGTGCCTGTCGGGCGGAAGACGAGCTTCCTACCATCGATAAGGAGAATTCTTACCAAATACAGTTTGGATTGTCCATCCTCCCTCCACAGACCCGTGCCGTGGAGCCGGGAATTGATGATCCCCTCAACGAGAATAAGATAACGAAGATGGACGCCTTCCTCTACGATGATGCGGGCGTGCAGCAGGGACATTATTCTACGGAAAAGGGCGACTTGGTCGTATCCAATGCTACTGCCGTCTCAGGCACGGCTACCATCTATGTACCCAAGACTTCCAATTTATCGGGCAGATATACGGGACACGATTATCATCTTTATGTACTCGTAAACTATCACGGTACAGAATCCCTGACCGGCAAGACGCTCGACCAGTTGAAGGCCGTTAAGCTGACTTCTGTCTCGCTTGTGCAGACTCCTGATATTCAGCCGCAGGCCGACTTCCTTATGGATGGAACGGTAAAGACGGGAGCGATGACGTGGGCTACAAGCAATAACTACACAGTAGGGCAGACCGTGAAGCTGTCTCGTGCTGCCGCTAAAATCAGAATTCGCTTGGATACGGATATCGTGATACAGGATAAGGAAGACACGTATGAAGTTGTCGGCGCGCCCACTATAACGCTCAAAAGCTATACCAACCAGACCAACCTGTTGGCAGGCTCTCCTTTGGCTACGCCCCAATACAAGTCTATGGACGATGCTCAGGGACAGCCAATGGTACAGGCAGAGTATAATGGCAAGCATTTTTGGGCGCGTCAAACGCCCTATTACAGCTACGAGAACGATTGGAGTTATGATGGCAAGGTGCGCACATACGCTGTTATCAAGTTGCACGTTAAGGGAAAAAATAACAAAAAGGACCTCGACACCTATTATAGCATTCCTCTGAACTATCTTGCCGTTAAGGACGGTATGACCAAAGAGGAGATTGCAGGCATGTCGAAACTTCAGCGCAACCATCTCTACGACATACAGTGCAGAATCAAGGAGTTTGGTAGTGCCGAGCCTACCAAGCCCGTTGATATCCCCCTTGGGTATATTGCCATAGAGGACTGGAACACGCCCGATGCCATCGATGCTGCCATTACCAAAGCCCACTATCTCGTGGTAAAGGAACTTAAGCCCGAGATGCTGAACGTGAATGAGCGTCTTGTTGAATATATCTCCGACTTGGATATTGATGTTCCGAAGATGAACGGAACCGTTGAGTATGAATATACACAATATGAAAGGAATGGCTCTACTACACAGATTAAAGGAAAAGGCAGTGAAAAAAATATTACGATAGAGACGATTACTCAGGGCTATAAAAAGTACCTGAAGATAAAGAGTCCTATCCCCGACAATTATGTGCCTCTTACCATCCGTTTCAGAGTTGAGCAGATAAAGGATCCCGATGACCCAACAGCCACCCCTCTATGGAAGGATGTCGAGGTAACGCAGTATCCACCTGTATATGTAACGGCAAAGAAATCTAAGGGTACTGAAATCTATTGGTATTCTACTTTTACAGCTTGGAACAATTTGGGAGCAAATGGACGAGGCTATCAGAGCAACGGCACATTGTTTAAAGTTACAACGCTTGCACCTTTGGATGGTCAGATTGTTGGAGATCCTACGTTTGGTACTGATAGAACAGATAGAGGTGAAGAAGCTAATAAAATTACGTCTCCTCAGTTTATTGTAGCTTCGCAATGGGGTATGAGTACGGCTGTTCCCCAATATTCTGATTCTAATAACGACTTAGGGTGGATACAAGATAGTTATAATTATGAAGCAGCTACAGGCAAAGTAGATGCGTATAAAACTAGTGGAGATTATTCTTATAGATATCGTAATTATTCTAATGCAGAGAATCGTGCCTATAATTATTGGGAAGATGATTATGGAGTTTCCGGGAATAGAACTATACAAACATTAAGGCAGGGCTACTATTGGGCTGAGGAAAAGAATTTAAAATTTAAGTACGAAGGTCATTGGCGCATCCCTACTTTGGCTGAATTAGCATTGATTGTAAAAATTCAAAAAGACCCCAATAGTGCTGTAAAGAGTCTTCTGTGGGGGCATCAATACTGGTCAGCACAAACGGATATGGGGTATGACTTTGATAATGCAAGAAACTATCCCACCAACGGTACTTTATCCATCCGTCCTGTCTTTGATACATATAACAAGAGTGAATAA
- a CDS encoding ABC transporter permease, with the protein MIIKYLIQKEFIQIRRNSFLPRFIIMYPVLMMCVMPWVMNMEVRHIRVDVIDNDRSTLGRQLIQSVAASQYFVLNAQRSTYKEAIADVERSNADIIMNIPQHYERDVKKGISPKILLSANAANPIKGGMGTNYLTQVVAMNKTQTATLQTSPVQALYLFNKHLNYKVFMIPALMGILLLLICGFLPALNIVSEKEVGTIEQINATPVSKWTFIFSKLIPYWLIAIVVMTLCFVLAWILYGISCKGSLWLIYLNALLLSLCFSGLGLIISNYSDTLQQAVFVMWFLVMCMILLSGLFTPVRSMPHWAQMSTIINPMHYFIDAIRTVFVRGGNAGSIWRELTVLSTMAMILDVWAVQSYRKNK; encoded by the coding sequence ATGATTATCAAGTATCTTATACAAAAAGAATTTATACAGATTAGGCGCAATAGCTTTTTGCCCCGTTTTATTATAATGTATCCTGTTTTGATGATGTGCGTTATGCCGTGGGTAATGAATATGGAAGTAAGGCATATACGAGTAGATGTCATCGACAATGATCGCTCTACTCTGGGCCGGCAACTGATACAAAGTGTAGCAGCAAGCCAATATTTTGTACTCAATGCACAACGCTCCACCTATAAAGAAGCGATAGCTGACGTGGAGCGCAGCAATGCTGATATAATAATGAACATTCCACAACATTATGAGCGCGACGTAAAGAAAGGAATATCCCCTAAAATACTATTGTCTGCGAATGCTGCGAATCCAATTAAAGGTGGTATGGGAACCAATTACCTTACACAGGTAGTGGCAATGAACAAGACACAGACAGCCACATTGCAAACCTCTCCTGTACAGGCCCTCTATCTTTTCAACAAGCATCTCAACTATAAAGTGTTTATGATTCCAGCCCTAATGGGCATTTTACTATTGCTTATATGCGGATTCTTGCCGGCTCTCAACATTGTGAGTGAAAAAGAAGTTGGCACGATTGAACAAATCAATGCAACACCGGTGAGCAAATGGACATTTATCTTTTCAAAACTAATCCCCTACTGGCTGATTGCTATCGTAGTAATGACACTATGCTTTGTATTGGCGTGGATATTATACGGCATTAGCTGTAAGGGAAGCCTGTGGCTGATTTATTTGAATGCTTTACTGCTCTCTTTGTGCTTTAGCGGGTTAGGACTTATCATCTCAAATTACAGCGACACGCTGCAACAGGCAGTATTTGTGATGTGGTTTTTAGTAATGTGTATGATACTCCTCAGTGGCCTTTTCACTCCGGTCCGTTCTATGCCTCACTGGGCACAGATGTCCACAATAATTAATCCTATGCACTATTTCATAGACGCCATTCGAACAGTATTTGTACGGGGTGGCAACGCTGGCAGTATATGGCGAGAGTTGACAGTGCTCAGCACAATGGCTATGATACTTGACGTATGGGCAGTACAGAGTTACAGGAAGAACAAGTAA
- a CDS encoding Mfa1 family fimbria major subunit (Members of this family are fimbrial shaft proteins (major subunit proteins), found in the Bacteriodetes. The family is named for Mfa1 from Porphyromonas gingivalis, and is related to but distinct from the family of FimA from the species.) — protein sequence MMSYKKIFQGYLVWMAASLLLFSCSSNVEGPDEDVEGKAPHWLAISVSLPHFAQTRAGVADKGNDQSYDGSANDQKVDSARVVLYDDNSMAVYSFDITSTDVAVGSFTHAPFTIKARALKKANYSVLVLLNPSDKVKAVTNKGNVKSQFEAAASIGINDLASNANGVFMTNAYGYVPTADGNWKETQAEAEATNVPVEVKVERAVGKVFVSPAQGADVPVEGGAEVGKATMSDFALDVTNLKTYWMRKPGKSLTGNGTADAEAPTADETNTTPHYYQYAIDPNMGVSAVTEFSNAVEYPQAFSTGGWEDSKGIYVVENTMDATAQKRNNSTRVLVRLTYLPASLIFAPAGDKSWADYRGKVMTLKELKEKINDAATKTDEEMKMPVGFKEDVAKLSNEEKTFAKSFVSHNLKYYHQGQNIYATYIRHFDDAKQPKFMAYGRYGVVRNHIYKIEVTKVMGPGSPVPPKPDDNPDDNTATYIAVKTVVVPWGTRDLKNIILD from the coding sequence ATGATGAGTTATAAAAAGATATTTCAAGGTTACTTGGTGTGGATGGCGGCTTCGCTTCTACTCTTTTCCTGTTCCTCCAACGTGGAGGGACCGGACGAGGACGTGGAGGGCAAGGCTCCGCACTGGCTTGCCATATCTGTCAGCTTGCCACACTTCGCCCAGACAAGAGCCGGAGTAGCTGATAAAGGCAACGACCAGTCTTATGACGGTTCGGCAAACGACCAGAAGGTGGACTCTGCGCGTGTTGTCCTGTACGATGACAACAGTATGGCCGTTTACTCTTTCGACATTACTTCTACGGATGTAGCCGTAGGATCATTTACCCACGCTCCTTTCACTATCAAGGCAAGAGCACTCAAGAAGGCCAATTATTCGGTCTTGGTGCTCCTGAATCCCAGCGACAAAGTGAAGGCCGTTACGAACAAAGGCAACGTAAAATCGCAGTTTGAAGCTGCTGCCAGTATAGGCATCAACGATCTTGCCTCTAATGCCAACGGCGTGTTTATGACAAACGCTTACGGCTATGTGCCTACGGCCGATGGCAACTGGAAGGAAACCCAAGCCGAGGCAGAGGCAACGAACGTGCCTGTTGAGGTAAAGGTGGAGCGTGCCGTGGGCAAGGTGTTTGTTTCTCCTGCCCAAGGAGCAGACGTGCCTGTCGAAGGTGGTGCGGAGGTCGGCAAGGCTACGATGAGCGACTTTGCTCTCGACGTTACCAACCTGAAAACCTACTGGATGCGTAAGCCCGGTAAGAGTCTTACAGGCAATGGCACAGCCGATGCCGAAGCACCCACAGCCGATGAGACCAACACCACACCACATTACTATCAGTACGCCATCGACCCTAATATGGGCGTGTCGGCAGTTACTGAATTTAGCAATGCCGTGGAGTATCCTCAGGCCTTCTCAACTGGTGGATGGGAAGATTCCAAGGGTATCTATGTTGTCGAGAATACGATGGATGCCACAGCCCAAAAGCGCAACAACTCAACTCGAGTGCTGGTGCGCCTCACATATTTGCCAGCCTCGCTGATTTTCGCCCCTGCCGGCGATAAGAGTTGGGCAGACTACCGAGGCAAGGTAATGACGCTCAAGGAGCTGAAAGAGAAAATCAACGATGCGGCCACGAAGACCGACGAGGAGATGAAGATGCCCGTAGGTTTCAAGGAAGATGTGGCTAAACTTAGCAATGAGGAAAAGACTTTCGCCAAGTCATTCGTCAGCCACAACCTGAAATACTACCATCAGGGACAGAACATATATGCTACTTATATCCGCCATTTCGATGATGCGAAGCAGCCTAAGTTTATGGCTTATGGCAGGTATGGCGTAGTGCGAAACCACATCTATAAGATAGAGGTTACCAAGGTGATGGGGCCCGGCTCGCCCGTTCCACCCAAGCCTGACGACAATCCCGACGACAACACCGCTACTTATATAGCTGTGAAAACGGTTGTTGTGCCGTGGGGTACGAGAGACCTCAAGAATATCATACTTGACTAA